The following are encoded together in the Streptomyces flavofungini genome:
- a CDS encoding AMP-dependent synthetase/ligase gives MNLHANTPIARGGQDSCGDGGDAPAARGMTLAHLARHNAELWPKAPALRWRDATGERHHMTYAEAWDTSESTARGLLALGLAPGDRVAVLSGLRPEWTTTLLAAATAGLVVVSLLPSTVPEEIVHVLGDCDARVVVCEDAEQLAKVEAARDRLPRLRHAVLMDAPAAPARPGPAPARVERPAPVGHRARTLTLDELRARGRVEVSAADLARHADAVRADDLLVIIYTSGTTGPKKGCALSHGNYVSVLRAHPKPPRAPDATEDHTNGTVFVVTGPHTIAMLMQVLAWWSRYTLVFRRGGPDDSLVDEIRAARPQILPLVPLALEQIHSAILASWPEEDTALILEAARAGLDARERVRRGECLPPRFQEWFDATEKSLFAQVREHFGGALRRVTVSGAPVSREVLSFFLGCGVPLVECYGMTETAGAATTNTPEAYRLGTVGRPLPGVDVAIAPDGEVLIRGANVFHGYWGYHEDAFGVVRDGWLHTGDLGTIDADGYLTLTGRKKELIQLSHGVAVTPHPVESELRRHPLISQAVAYGEGKPHLVVLLTLNERYARKWAAERHLPPDMAHLLREPVLLGELTRVLDRANATLQEYYRAQAFTVLERDLTLDEGELTVSMKVARHVVQTRFRDVFENLYR, from the coding sequence ATGAACCTCCACGCCAACACCCCGATCGCCCGGGGCGGCCAGGACTCGTGCGGGGACGGCGGGGACGCCCCGGCCGCGCGCGGGATGACGCTGGCTCACCTCGCCCGCCACAACGCGGAGCTGTGGCCCAAGGCCCCGGCCCTGCGCTGGCGCGACGCCACCGGCGAGCGGCACCACATGACCTATGCCGAGGCCTGGGACACGAGCGAGAGCACGGCCCGCGGCCTGCTGGCGCTGGGGCTGGCTCCGGGCGATCGCGTGGCGGTGCTCAGCGGGCTGCGGCCCGAGTGGACGACGACGCTCCTCGCGGCCGCGACGGCGGGCCTCGTCGTGGTGTCCCTGCTGCCCTCCACGGTGCCCGAGGAGATCGTCCACGTCCTCGGCGACTGCGACGCCCGGGTGGTGGTGTGCGAGGACGCGGAGCAGCTGGCGAAGGTCGAAGCCGCGCGCGACCGCCTGCCCCGCCTGCGCCACGCCGTGCTGATGGACGCCCCGGCCGCCCCCGCGCGCCCGGGCCCGGCCCCTGCCCGCGTCGAACGCCCCGCCCCCGTCGGCCATCGGGCGCGCACGCTCACCCTCGACGAACTCCGGGCCCGGGGACGGGTCGAGGTCAGCGCGGCGGACCTGGCCCGACACGCGGACGCGGTGCGCGCGGACGACCTGCTGGTCATCATCTACACGTCGGGCACCACGGGCCCCAAGAAGGGCTGCGCCCTCAGCCACGGCAACTACGTCAGCGTCCTGCGGGCCCACCCCAAGCCGCCGCGCGCCCCCGATGCCACCGAGGACCACACCAACGGCACCGTCTTCGTCGTCACGGGCCCGCACACCATCGCGATGCTGATGCAGGTCCTGGCCTGGTGGTCGCGGTACACGCTCGTCTTCCGACGCGGCGGCCCCGACGACAGCCTCGTGGACGAGATCCGCGCCGCCCGGCCGCAGATCCTGCCGCTCGTGCCCCTGGCCCTGGAGCAGATCCACAGCGCGATCCTCGCGTCCTGGCCCGAGGAGGACACCGCCCTGATTCTGGAGGCGGCCCGGGCCGGCCTCGACGCGCGCGAGCGCGTCAGGCGCGGCGAATGCCTGCCGCCCCGCTTCCAAGAGTGGTTCGACGCGACGGAGAAGTCCCTGTTCGCCCAGGTCCGCGAGCACTTCGGGGGCGCGCTGCGACGGGTGACGGTATCGGGCGCTCCGGTGTCCCGGGAAGTCCTCTCCTTCTTCCTGGGCTGCGGCGTTCCCCTCGTCGAGTGCTACGGCATGACGGAGACGGCGGGGGCGGCCACCACCAACACCCCCGAGGCCTACCGGCTGGGGACCGTGGGCAGGCCCCTGCCCGGGGTCGACGTCGCCATCGCGCCGGACGGGGAGGTCCTGATCCGCGGCGCCAACGTCTTCCACGGCTACTGGGGCTACCACGAGGACGCGTTCGGTGTCGTCCGCGACGGCTGGCTGCACACCGGGGACCTCGGCACGATCGACGCGGACGGATACCTGACGCTCACCGGACGCAAGAAGGAACTGATCCAGCTCTCCCACGGCGTAGCGGTGACGCCCCACCCCGTCGAGAGCGAACTGCGCAGGCATCCGCTGATCTCCCAGGCGGTCGCCTACGGGGAAGGCAAACCGCACCTGGTGGTCCTGCTGACGCTCAACGAACGGTACGCCCGGAAGTGGGCGGCCGAACGTCACCTGCCCCCCGACATGGCCCACCTGCTGCGGGAGCCGGTCCTGCTGGGCGAGCTGACGCGGGTGCTGGACCGCGCGAACGCCACCTTGCAGGAGTACTACCGCGCCCAGGCGTTCACGGTCCTGGAGCGCGACCTGACGCTGGACGAAGGGGAGTTGACCGTCTCGATGAAGGTCGCGCGCCACGTCGTCCAGACCCGGTTCCGCGACGTGTTCGAGAACCTCTATCGGTGA
- a CDS encoding sensor histidine kinase, with the protein MSPADDRTPSRADRARRLSVTWATPVIVLLAVADVWWNAEDTGAYETTCAALACAALALRRRFPLTVFLTGVPATLFLPLMVVPFASLYALAATSRSRPLLAACALISATADAAPWPLGVYADDGATRTLVDFAYLIATAAAPVFLGQLVQARQDAAERLREVEEARDHERQLHAQNMLARERAQLAREMHDVVSHQVSLIAIQAGALQVSATEPRAKAAAHTIRELSVTTLDELRHMVLLLRMFGGDASELAPQPTLADLRRLVDGSGVHSTLSGELPADLPAPVQRTLYRTVQEALTNARKHAPGSRVTVQLWHDRDHIGVTVTNTPPSRPATPLPGAHLGLIGLRERADLLHGRFESAPTTEGGFTVRLTLPYGTDA; encoded by the coding sequence ATGAGCCCCGCGGACGACAGGACGCCGTCGCGCGCCGACAGGGCCCGTCGGCTCTCCGTGACCTGGGCGACACCCGTGATCGTGCTGTTGGCGGTGGCCGACGTGTGGTGGAACGCCGAGGACACCGGGGCGTACGAGACCACGTGCGCCGCACTGGCCTGCGCGGCGCTGGCGCTGCGTCGCCGCTTCCCGCTGACGGTGTTCCTCACCGGGGTGCCCGCCACCTTGTTCCTCCCCCTCATGGTGGTGCCGTTCGCGAGCCTGTACGCCTTGGCGGCGACGTCCCGCAGCCGCCCGCTCCTCGCCGCGTGCGCGCTGATCTCGGCAACCGCCGACGCCGCTCCCTGGCCACTGGGCGTCTATGCCGACGACGGTGCGACCCGCACCCTCGTCGACTTCGCCTACCTCATCGCCACCGCTGCCGCCCCGGTCTTCCTCGGCCAGCTCGTCCAGGCCCGCCAGGACGCGGCGGAGCGCCTGCGCGAGGTGGAGGAGGCCCGGGACCACGAGCGGCAGCTGCACGCGCAGAACATGCTGGCCCGCGAGCGCGCCCAACTCGCCCGGGAGATGCACGACGTGGTGTCGCACCAGGTCAGCCTGATCGCCATCCAGGCCGGTGCCCTCCAGGTCAGCGCCACCGAGCCCAGGGCGAAGGCCGCGGCGCACACCATCCGGGAGCTGAGCGTGACCACTCTGGACGAGCTGCGGCACATGGTGCTGCTCCTGCGCATGTTCGGCGGCGACGCCTCCGAACTCGCCCCCCAGCCCACCCTGGCCGACCTGCGAAGGCTCGTGGACGGCAGCGGCGTGCACAGCACCCTCAGCGGCGAACTGCCGGCCGACCTCCCCGCTCCCGTGCAGCGCACCTTGTACCGCACGGTCCAGGAAGCCCTCACCAACGCCCGCAAACACGCCCCCGGCTCCCGCGTCACCGTTCAGCTGTGGCACGACAGGGACCACATCGGCGTCACCGTCACCAACACACCTCCCTCCCGGCCCGCCACCCCCTTGCCCGGCGCCCACCTCGGACTCATCGGGCTGCGCGAACGCGCCGACCTCCTGCACGGGCGCTTCGAGTCCGCCCCCACCACCGAGGGCGGATTCACCGTCCGCCTCACCCTCCCGTACGGCACGGATGCATGA
- a CDS encoding response regulator — MIRVVVVDDEALVRSGLELILSAANDTEVAATATGAQAVQTIARVRPDVVLLDIRMPDTDGLTVLRELRLFDVPPVVAMLTTFDSDEYILTALRSGAAGFILKDTAPDQLAQLVRTLACGGVVLSPKASSALVDGAHGAAEDDPQVRRVGLLTDRERTVLKLIAEGLSNADIAARLHLSAGTVKDHASSILGKLRVSGRVQAALLAQRAGLLTAGTTERQRPPHDTAPRP, encoded by the coding sequence GTGATCCGGGTAGTGGTGGTGGACGACGAGGCTCTGGTCCGCTCAGGCCTCGAGCTGATCCTCAGCGCGGCGAACGACACCGAGGTCGCCGCCACCGCGACCGGCGCTCAGGCCGTCCAGACCATCGCCCGGGTGCGGCCCGACGTCGTGCTGCTTGACATCCGCATGCCCGACACTGACGGTCTGACCGTGCTGCGGGAGCTACGGCTCTTCGATGTCCCGCCCGTCGTGGCCATGCTCACCACCTTCGACTCCGACGAGTACATCCTGACCGCGCTGCGCTCCGGCGCCGCAGGATTCATCCTCAAGGACACCGCACCCGACCAACTCGCCCAGCTGGTCCGCACGCTGGCCTGCGGGGGAGTGGTCCTCTCGCCCAAGGCGTCGTCCGCGCTCGTCGACGGCGCGCACGGCGCGGCCGAGGACGATCCGCAGGTGCGGCGGGTAGGCCTGCTGACCGACCGCGAACGCACGGTCCTCAAGCTCATCGCCGAGGGCCTGTCGAACGCCGACATCGCCGCCCGTCTGCACCTGAGCGCCGGCACCGTCAAGGACCACGCCAGCTCGATCCTGGGCAAGCTGCGGGTGTCGGGCCGCGTACAAGCGGCACTGCTCGCCCAACGCGCCGGCCTGCTCACTGCCGGGACCACCGAACGACAGCGCCCGCCCCACGACACTGCGCCACGGCCATGA
- a CDS encoding ABC transporter permease has product MLVLVAIACTYFLAALSLDPRSNYADRNPPPSPAEVEAVLNAYNLNPDTPAVERFARWVRGAVQGDLGRQVSGADVGPEFLRRAMTSVRLVLVAAVVGSVGGILLGAWSATLRERRGDRALTLASFAVLSTPVFVIALALQLAARNINEAVGSSVLEYTGEYAPEATGTWDRLLSRAQHLVLPSLTLIAFHIALFSLYQRNTMLDVLHEDFVRTARAKGLSRRTALRRHALRVAVLPLLPLLTYNAVLTLTGALFIEKIFGWHGMGEWLVDAVLAQDVNVVAAVGIFTAALVLAAALIADVLHLALDPRSRIP; this is encoded by the coding sequence GTGCTCGTCCTTGTGGCGATCGCCTGCACGTACTTCCTCGCCGCGCTGAGCCTGGACCCCCGGTCCAACTACGCCGACCGCAACCCGCCGCCGTCCCCGGCGGAGGTCGAGGCCGTCCTGAACGCCTACAACCTCAACCCCGACACCCCGGCCGTCGAACGGTTCGCGCGGTGGGTCCGGGGAGCCGTCCAGGGAGACCTGGGGCGCCAGGTGTCCGGCGCCGACGTGGGCCCGGAATTCCTGCGCCGGGCCATGACGAGCGTCCGACTCGTCCTGGTCGCCGCCGTCGTCGGTTCGGTCGGCGGAATCCTGCTCGGGGCCTGGAGCGCCACCCTGCGCGAGCGCCGGGGCGACCGGGCCCTGACCCTGGCCTCCTTCGCCGTCCTCTCCACTCCGGTCTTCGTCATCGCGCTCGCGCTGCAATTGGCGGCGAGGAACATCAACGAGGCGGTGGGAAGCAGCGTCCTCGAATACACCGGGGAGTACGCGCCGGAGGCGACGGGAACTTGGGACAGACTCCTCAGCAGAGCCCAGCACCTCGTGCTCCCCAGCCTCACGCTGATCGCGTTCCACATCGCGCTGTTCAGCCTCTACCAGCGCAACACGATGCTCGACGTGCTGCACGAGGATTTCGTGCGCACGGCCCGGGCCAAAGGACTCTCCCGGCGCACGGCCCTGCGCCGGCACGCGCTGCGCGTCGCGGTCCTCCCACTGCTGCCGCTGCTCACATACAACGCGGTGCTGACCCTCACCGGAGCCCTCTTCATCGAGAAGATCTTCGGCTGGCACGGGATGGGGGAATGGCTCGTCGACGCCGTGCTCGCCCAGGACGTGAACGTGGTGGCGGCGGTCGGGATCTTCACCGCGGCGCTGGTCCTCGCCGCCGCCCTGATCGCCGACGTCCTGCACCTCGCTCTCGATCCGAGGAGCAGGATCCCATGA
- a CDS encoding dipeptide ABC transporter ATP-binding protein: MSTPDPGALLREARARTPGYADRRAARVLTALRKHPAAVVGTMLLLALAALAFCAPLFHPWDPDDLDASALRRPPSGSHPLGTDGAGADLLALVLRGTQRSLTVGLLTALLSTAIAIVIGTVAGYAGGWTDRVALGGIHVFLVLPGFLLVAVLSPVIEDTTWLLLVVFLSLFSWMVSARAVRTSTRSLKQRDFVRAARHLGLPARTVIRRHVVPSLASFLIIDATLQFGSAVIAEAGLAYLGLGVRPPEVSLGSLIASGTPNVMAYPWLFYAPAGCLLLLCLSLFLIGDGLRDALAPEASGARLTRGPKGRATAVGGGPTVRERPRGHVPPVLEVRDLHVRLPSPGGTVHAVRGVSFHVRPGEVLALVGESGAGKSVTASAVLGLLPEHAEVRGSVRLRGQELLSLEESGLCRVRGKDLSIVFQHSLSSLTPVYSVGYQIAEALRVHQRLSRAAARRRAVELLDTVGIREPAQRVDSYPHELSGGMRQRVALAMALANDPAVIVADEPTTALDVTTQAQILDLIGKARTATGAAVVIITHDLAAVAGLADRIHIMYAGRFVEEGPVDDVYERPRMPYTIGLLGALPRLDVDQGPLTPIEGSPPNALLVPRGCPFVPRCALAVEACREQEPPLETRHRVGHPTACLRSEETAIPRHHGPPAAKARTRPAATGAEASPERPTRAQRPVVLRMDRVVHHFPARRSPLGQPRTGLVRAVDGVSLDVRQGETLVLVGESGSGKTTLLSRVVEPPPTHGRHTGGTVLVAGRDIRRTKPGRGRPPFREAQMVFQDPVAALDPRMTVEDILTEPLTAYGCARDASTRRVAGLLDLVGLGPEHRDRFPAQLSGGQAQRVSIARALAPRPRLLLLDEPVASLDVSARATVLNLLRRLKAELGLSSLLVTHDLAVAAYLADRVAVMHLGRVVEDGDAATVLARPGHPYTQVLLSAVPRPEPRLERTRARLPLIDEPPGLADAGCHFRPRCPRHADLTAEQQRRCATEDPMPSAWGEDHTVACHFAGPHEARG, from the coding sequence ATGAGCACGCCCGACCCAGGGGCCCTGCTGAGAGAGGCCCGGGCGCGGACGCCCGGGTACGCGGACCGCCGCGCCGCGCGGGTCCTGACCGCGCTGCGGAAGCACCCGGCGGCAGTCGTCGGCACGATGCTGCTCCTCGCCCTCGCCGCACTGGCCTTCTGCGCGCCCCTGTTCCATCCCTGGGACCCCGACGATCTCGACGCCTCGGCCCTGCGCCGGCCCCCGAGCGGCAGCCACCCCCTCGGCACGGACGGCGCGGGAGCGGACCTCCTCGCCCTGGTCCTGCGCGGAACGCAGAGGTCCCTGACCGTCGGTCTGCTCACCGCGCTCCTCTCCACCGCGATCGCGATCGTCATCGGCACCGTCGCGGGCTACGCCGGGGGCTGGACGGACCGCGTGGCGCTCGGGGGCATCCACGTCTTCCTGGTACTGCCCGGGTTCCTCCTGGTCGCTGTCCTGTCGCCGGTCATCGAGGACACCACGTGGCTGCTGCTCGTGGTGTTCCTCTCGCTCTTCAGCTGGATGGTCAGCGCGCGTGCCGTACGCACCAGCACCCGGTCCCTGAAGCAGCGCGACTTCGTGCGGGCAGCCCGCCACCTCGGGCTGCCCGCACGGACGGTGATCCGCCGCCATGTGGTGCCCTCGCTGGCCTCCTTTCTGATCATCGATGCGACACTGCAGTTCGGCTCCGCCGTGATCGCCGAAGCGGGCCTCGCCTACCTGGGCCTCGGGGTGCGTCCCCCGGAGGTGTCCCTCGGGTCGCTCATCGCCTCGGGAACACCGAACGTGATGGCGTACCCCTGGCTCTTCTACGCCCCGGCGGGGTGTCTGCTGCTGCTGTGCCTGTCGTTGTTCCTGATCGGTGACGGCCTGCGCGACGCGCTCGCTCCGGAGGCCTCGGGGGCGCGGCTCACGCGAGGTCCGAAAGGGCGCGCCACAGCCGTGGGCGGCGGGCCCACGGTGAGGGAGCGGCCACGCGGGCACGTCCCGCCGGTACTGGAGGTGCGGGACCTTCATGTCCGCCTGCCGAGTCCCGGCGGGACCGTCCACGCGGTGCGGGGAGTCTCCTTCCACGTACGCCCCGGCGAAGTCCTGGCCCTCGTAGGCGAATCCGGAGCCGGTAAGTCGGTCACCGCGTCCGCTGTACTGGGCCTGCTCCCCGAGCACGCGGAAGTGCGCGGTTCCGTGCGCCTGCGCGGGCAGGAGCTCCTGTCCCTGGAAGAGAGCGGCCTGTGCCGGGTCCGCGGCAAGGACCTGTCCATCGTCTTCCAGCACTCGCTCTCCTCGCTGACTCCCGTGTACTCCGTCGGGTACCAGATCGCGGAGGCCCTGCGCGTCCACCAGCGGCTGTCGCGGGCGGCGGCGCGGCGGCGGGCCGTCGAACTCCTGGACACGGTCGGCATCCGCGAGCCCGCCCAGCGGGTCGACTCCTACCCGCACGAGCTCTCCGGCGGCATGCGCCAGCGCGTCGCCCTCGCCATGGCCCTCGCCAACGACCCCGCGGTCATCGTGGCCGACGAACCCACGACCGCGCTCGATGTGACCACGCAGGCCCAGATCCTGGACCTGATCGGCAAGGCGCGCACGGCCACGGGCGCGGCCGTCGTCATCATCACGCACGACCTGGCGGCGGTGGCGGGCCTGGCCGACCGCATCCACATCATGTACGCGGGACGCTTCGTCGAGGAAGGCCCCGTGGACGACGTCTACGAACGGCCCCGGATGCCCTACACCATCGGACTGCTCGGCGCGCTGCCCCGACTCGACGTCGACCAGGGCCCCCTGACGCCCATCGAGGGAAGCCCGCCCAACGCGCTGCTCGTGCCGCGGGGCTGCCCGTTCGTCCCGCGATGCGCGCTGGCCGTCGAGGCCTGTCGCGAGCAGGAGCCCCCTCTGGAGACACGGCACCGCGTCGGCCATCCGACGGCGTGTCTGCGCAGCGAGGAGACCGCGATACCGCGGCACCACGGTCCACCCGCCGCGAAGGCGCGCACGCGCCCCGCCGCGACGGGGGCCGAGGCGAGCCCGGAGCGGCCCACGCGCGCGCAGCGGCCCGTCGTCCTGCGGATGGACCGGGTGGTGCACCACTTCCCGGCCCGCCGATCCCCGCTGGGACAGCCCAGGACGGGCCTGGTGCGGGCGGTGGACGGCGTCAGCCTGGACGTCAGGCAGGGCGAGACGCTCGTCCTCGTCGGTGAGTCGGGAAGCGGCAAGACCACCCTGCTGAGCCGGGTCGTGGAGCCACCGCCGACGCACGGGCGCCACACGGGCGGCACGGTGCTGGTCGCCGGTCGGGACATCCGCCGTACCAAGCCAGGAAGAGGGCGACCGCCGTTCCGGGAAGCGCAGATGGTGTTCCAGGACCCCGTCGCGGCCCTTGACCCGCGCATGACCGTCGAGGACATCCTTACCGAGCCCCTGACGGCGTACGGCTGCGCGCGTGACGCGAGCACCCGCAGGGTCGCCGGGCTGCTCGACCTCGTCGGCCTCGGCCCGGAGCACCGCGACCGGTTCCCCGCACAGCTCTCCGGCGGTCAGGCCCAGCGGGTCTCCATCGCACGGGCGTTGGCCCCGCGGCCGCGGCTCCTGCTGCTGGACGAGCCCGTCGCCTCGCTCGACGTCTCCGCACGGGCGACCGTGCTCAACCTGCTGCGCCGCCTGAAGGCGGAGTTGGGGCTCAGCAGCCTCCTGGTCACCCACGACCTGGCCGTCGCGGCCTACCTCGCTGACCGTGTCGCGGTGATGCACCTCGGACGCGTCGTCGAGGACGGTGACGCCGCCACCGTGCTCGCCCGGCCCGGCCACCCCTACACCCAGGTCCTGCTCTCGGCGGTGCCCCGGCCCGAGCCCAGGCTGGAGCGGACCAGGGCCCGTCTTCCGCTGATCGACGAGCCACCGGGGCTCGCGGACGCCGGGTGCCACTTCCGGCCCCGCTGCCCCCGCCACGCCGACCTGACCGCCGAGCAGCAACGACGCTGCGCGACCGAAGACCCGATGCCCTCGGCGTGGGGAGAGGACCACACCGTGGCCTGTCACTTCGCGGGCCCTCACGAGGCCCGGGGCTGA
- a CDS encoding ABC transporter family substrate-binding protein, producing MHPVRKVLTTVVAAAVCASLGTACSTQEDEPSSKPPGASQVNPVDRAGLKKGGTLSWPLTVIQENLNIRHLDGGHVDTRRVMESMMPVIMKSDDRGRVAPDPDYLASAVSRVRSGRQQVTYRINKEARWSDGSPLTYRDFEANWRAQNGRDAAFHAVSHTGYELITKVSRGAGGDREVIVDFARPFGEWRSLFTPLYPASVIRTPQGFNNGYRGGAKVTAGPFTFAHRDETAKTLTVVRDDAWWGDRPLLDKIVFRALDPGAHAGAFANGEADFFDVGVKAAAYRAARDTPHAQIRRAGSPTHHQLTMNGQSPLLKDARVRRALARAIDRRRITQVALQGVAADARPLGNHFLLPQQDGYRDNSGQVGTYDPAAARTALDEAGWHLDGSVRKKAGKELALDYLAVSGNDELQNEGRVVQAMLRDVGARVKLTFVPEKALFERHIIPGKFDLTVFNWTKRPFPVSVSRSIYVKPKGKDIQLNFARTGTPRIDALLDEAATATDQGEALDLINRADRLIWREAAAIPLYQEPGVVASRQDLANLGAQGYASVVYQDIGFTR from the coding sequence ATGCACCCCGTCCGTAAGGTCCTCACCACGGTGGTCGCAGCCGCTGTCTGCGCCTCGCTGGGCACCGCGTGCTCGACCCAGGAGGACGAACCCTCGTCGAAGCCACCGGGCGCGAGTCAGGTCAACCCCGTGGACCGGGCCGGCCTGAAGAAGGGGGGCACGCTCAGCTGGCCGCTGACCGTGATCCAGGAGAACCTCAACATCCGCCATCTCGACGGCGGCCACGTCGACACGCGGCGCGTCATGGAGTCGATGATGCCCGTCATCATGAAGAGCGATGACCGCGGCCGGGTGGCACCGGACCCCGACTACCTCGCGTCCGCCGTGTCCCGCGTGCGATCCGGCCGACAGCAGGTCACGTACCGCATCAACAAGGAGGCACGCTGGAGCGACGGATCCCCGCTCACCTACCGGGACTTCGAGGCGAACTGGAGAGCGCAGAACGGCAGGGACGCGGCCTTCCACGCGGTGTCCCACACCGGCTACGAACTGATCACGAAGGTGTCCAGGGGAGCCGGGGGAGACCGGGAGGTCATCGTGGACTTCGCCAGGCCGTTCGGGGAGTGGCGCTCGCTGTTCACGCCGCTTTACCCGGCGTCCGTCATCCGCACCCCCCAGGGCTTCAACAACGGATACCGGGGCGGAGCGAAGGTCACGGCCGGGCCGTTCACGTTCGCCCACCGGGACGAGACCGCGAAGACGCTGACCGTGGTGCGTGACGACGCCTGGTGGGGGGACCGCCCGCTGCTCGACAAGATCGTGTTCCGGGCCCTCGACCCGGGCGCTCACGCCGGGGCCTTCGCCAATGGAGAGGCCGACTTCTTCGACGTCGGGGTGAAGGCGGCCGCGTACCGAGCCGCGCGGGACACGCCCCACGCGCAGATCCGCAGGGCCGGAAGCCCGACCCACCACCAGCTGACGATGAACGGGCAGAGCCCCTTGCTGAAGGACGCCCGTGTCCGGCGGGCGCTGGCGCGGGCCATCGACCGCCGGCGGATCACCCAGGTCGCGCTCCAGGGCGTCGCGGCCGACGCGCGCCCCCTCGGCAACCACTTCCTCCTTCCCCAACAGGACGGCTACCGCGACAACTCGGGTCAGGTCGGCACCTACGATCCCGCGGCGGCCCGCACGGCACTCGACGAGGCCGGGTGGCACCTCGACGGCAGCGTCCGCAAGAAGGCCGGGAAGGAACTCGCCCTCGATTACCTGGCCGTGAGCGGCAACGACGAGCTGCAGAACGAAGGGCGGGTCGTCCAGGCCATGCTCCGCGACGTGGGCGCGCGGGTGAAACTCACGTTCGTTCCGGAGAAGGCGCTCTTCGAACGGCACATCATCCCGGGGAAGTTCGACCTGACGGTCTTCAACTGGACCAAGAGGCCCTTCCCCGTGTCGGTCAGCCGCAGCATCTACGTGAAGCCCAAGGGGAAGGACATCCAGCTGAACTTCGCACGGACCGGGACGCCGCGGATCGACGCGCTGCTCGACGAGGCGGCGACCGCGACGGACCAGGGCGAGGCCCTCGACCTCATCAACCGGGCCGACCGCCTGATCTGGCGGGAGGCGGCCGCCATCCCCCTCTACCAGGAGCCGGGTGTCGTCGCCTCGCGACAAGACCTCGCCAACCTGGGCGCCCAGGGCTACGCCTCCGTCGTCTACCAGGACATCGGCTTCACCCGCTGA
- a CDS encoding barstar family protein, protein MGSKRALAGNANLAFLDSSGASMGQYFVNDVTPEAVRPSTRGAGLVDLTVRLWCDNALPQSEWPWELIRAEQMNRTGLWHFLGPTGRRGWLSVALTRHSFRSLPDRPSGATFHLDGEHIVDADTFYCALGEAVNGPGGYFGWNLDALDDCLRGRWGAESPFTLEWHSSSVATSSLPQRHGPSKEGVSLFEVVLELFRDHSIDVIFR, encoded by the coding sequence ATGGGCAGTAAGCGAGCGCTGGCCGGCAACGCCAATCTCGCGTTCTTGGACTCATCGGGCGCCAGCATGGGGCAGTACTTCGTCAACGACGTGACGCCAGAGGCCGTGCGGCCCTCGACGAGAGGGGCGGGCCTGGTCGATCTGACCGTGCGCCTGTGGTGCGACAACGCGCTTCCCCAGTCCGAATGGCCGTGGGAACTCATCCGCGCCGAACAGATGAACCGGACCGGGCTGTGGCATTTCCTCGGCCCGACTGGCCGCCGCGGTTGGCTGTCCGTGGCTCTGACGCGTCACAGCTTTCGATCCTTGCCGGATCGACCTTCCGGAGCCACGTTTCACCTGGACGGTGAGCACATCGTGGACGCGGACACCTTTTACTGCGCTCTTGGCGAGGCGGTGAACGGGCCAGGCGGCTATTTCGGGTGGAACCTTGACGCTCTGGATGACTGCCTGCGCGGCCGCTGGGGTGCCGAGTCACCCTTCACGCTGGAATGGCATTCCTCCAGCGTCGCTACGTCGTCCCTTCCTCAGCGCCACGGTCCGAGCAAAGAGGGTGTGTCGTTGTTCGAAGTCGTCCTGGAGCTTTTCCGTGATCACAGCATTGACGTCATCTTTCGCTGA